Proteins found in one Helicobacter sp. NHP19-003 genomic segment:
- a CDS encoding outer membrane family protein, with protein sequence MQKVLAFCAFFLSPFAPQLRALDYKISGRVGSFSRIGFNNAPINTNKGLYPTGSYVTTIGALEINANLLPKSVENQKLEVGLGGEIGGLAYDSTRGLRDQNGVLQPANWYYMGRWEGYLMNAPWRHTREEDESHAKNYILYNAYLSYTYKDIFGIKAGRYLSPEALFLRGYNQGFTLFLHLGKFKLRWFSTYGRGLANIQFIRNFYAPVSYEFSDGRRVNYGMHAVSLAYNTKHYTLMPFFWFYPKNFNAPGVQLSAVFERGQFKLQSDVYAWFPIYSHALAKTYYRGNLIGTATATLLVRQRLYYKNYYIGWGVYKNFGNSNAQLGWNGSPVSFDTTDDTPYEDAYTNLYDANALTLHARVGGKFHDFSWYLLGKLTFAPRANAQSLGVTCEYNLGKHIHLMLRLNGYEVRMHRGYKVDYFGAPNPKFAPTTQDRSYVMTSISYDLEI encoded by the coding sequence GCGTGTCGGCTCTTTCTCACGCATCGGTTTTAACAATGCCCCCATCAATACAAACAAAGGACTTTACCCCACAGGCAGTTATGTAACAACCATTGGGGCTTTAGAAATAAACGCTAATTTATTGCCTAAATCTGTGGAGAATCAAAAACTAGAAGTGGGGCTTGGAGGGGAGATCGGCGGGCTTGCCTACGACTCCACTAGGGGGTTAAGAGATCAAAACGGGGTGCTCCAGCCAGCTAACTGGTATTATATGGGGCGTTGGGAGGGCTATTTAATGAACGCCCCTTGGCGGCATACACGCGAAGAGGACGAGTCGCACGCCAAAAATTACATTTTATACAATGCCTATCTAAGCTACACCTACAAAGACATTTTTGGGATCAAGGCGGGGCGGTATTTAAGCCCTGAAGCGTTGTTTTTGCGTGGCTATAATCAAGGCTTTACCCTCTTTTTGCATTTAGGCAAATTCAAGCTTAGATGGTTTAGCACTTATGGACGGGGTTTGGCTAATATCCAGTTTATCCGCAACTTCTACGCCCCTGTGAGCTATGAATTTAGCGATGGCAGACGGGTCAATTACGGCATGCACGCGGTGAGCCTAGCTTACAACACCAAACACTACACCCTCATGCCCTTCTTTTGGTTTTACCCTAAAAACTTCAACGCTCCGGGTGTGCAGTTAAGTGCTGTATTTGAGCGGGGGCAGTTTAAACTCCAAAGCGATGTCTATGCATGGTTTCCCATTTATAGCCACGCTCTAGCCAAGACTTATTATCGGGGCAATTTAATCGGTACAGCCACAGCGACTTTACTCGTGCGCCAAAGGCTGTATTACAAAAACTACTACATCGGTTGGGGTGTGTATAAAAACTTTGGCAACTCCAATGCCCAGCTGGGCTGGAATGGCTCGCCTGTGTCCTTTGACACAACCGATGACACCCCCTATGAGGACGCTTACACCAACCTTTACGATGCCAATGCCCTCACTTTGCACGCTAGAGTGGGGGGCAAGTTTCATGATTTCTCTTGGTATTTGCTTGGCAAACTCACCTTTGCGCCTAGAGCTAATGCGCAGAGCTTGGGGGTAACTTGTGAATACAACTTAGGCAAGCACATCCACCTAATGCTACGCCTCAATGGCTATGAAGTGAGGATGCATCGAGGCTATAAAGTGGATTACTTTGGTGCGCCTAACCCTAAATTTGCCCCCACTACACAGGATCGTAGCTATGTGATGACTTCGATCAGTTATGATTTGGAGATTTAA
- the tnpA gene encoding IS200/IS605 family transposase has translation MKENHYKLKGYLSTNRSKHNLKAHLILVCKYRKKLLVGDVAIFIKSVLEEIEESSDFIIIAMETDKDHLHLMIQYIPRVSISSIILRIKQMTTYRVWREPRFIPFLRKHFWKEQKFWTDGFFACSIGEANPETIKRYIENQG, from the coding sequence ATGAAAGAAAACCATTACAAACTCAAAGGCTATTTGTCCACAAACAGGAGCAAACATAATCTAAAAGCCCATTTGATTTTAGTGTGTAAATACAGAAAAAAGTTGCTCGTAGGAGATGTGGCTATTTTTATAAAGTCTGTGCTTGAAGAGATAGAGGAAAGTTCAGATTTTATCATCATAGCAATGGAGACAGATAAAGATCATCTACACCTGATGATTCAATATATCCCTAGGGTGTCTATCAGTTCCATTATCTTGCGGATCAAGCAGATGACTACTTATAGAGTTTGGAGAGAACCAAGATTTATCCCGTTCTTACGCAAGCATTTTTGGAAAGAACAAAAATTTTGGACAGATGGATTTTTTGCCTGTTCCATAGGAGAAGCTAACCCAGAAACCATCAAAAGATACATAGAAAATCAAGGGTAG
- a CDS encoding tetratricopeptide repeat protein translates to MPVALNVVGKMYANAQGVPKDLAKAREYFQKAADGKDGNACAYLGEMYLNGEGVAKDYKKALEYLEGGRGATDKGVAGRAYWNLATIYAKGLGVLVDKNQATEYSKQACDEGYEQACTLLSK, encoded by the coding sequence TTGCCTGTAGCTCTTAATGTCGTGGGTAAAATGTATGCCAATGCCCAAGGTGTCCCCAAAGACCTAGCCAAAGCTAGAGAATACTTCCAAAAGGCGGCTGATGGGAAAGATGGCAATGCTTGTGCTTATTTGGGAGAGATGTATCTTAATGGAGAGGGTGTGGCTAAAGACTATAAAAAAGCCTTAGAGTATCTTGAAGGTGGGAGGGGCGCAACAGATAAGGGGGTGGCTGGTAGGGCTTATTGGAATTTAGCGACCATCTATGCAAAGGGCTTAGGGGTGCTGGTAGATAAAAACCAGGCTACAGAATACAGCAAACAAGCTTGCGATGAAGGCTATGAGCAAGCCTGCACGCTTTTAAGCAAATGA
- a CDS encoding tetratricopeptide repeat protein, with translation MGNSQPQETPNQILQKKRQEREQAREAEGAKQRQTRARMSRFGVEPPTERTAEALLKYAIQVYQNMIKNDWRDPMGSLHSPLDILNLFEDAAKAGSAEAYRYMGMMYLGGHNRVGQSYKQALEYFQIAVEKGSVEALVNLGQMYLLGPGGSWGGGGVPKDSAKAIEYFQKAASKGSALGYFEAATMYLNGQGVPKNLAKAREYFQKAG, from the coding sequence TTGGGGAATTCACAACCCCAAGAAACGCCCAATCAAATTTTGCAAAAAAAACGCCAAGAGAGAGAGCAAGCTAGGGAGGCTGAGGGGGCTAAACAACGACAGACACGAGCACGCATGTCGCGATTTGGAGTTGAGCCGCCCACAGAAAGGACAGCAGAGGCTCTTTTAAAATACGCCATCCAAGTCTATCAAAACATGATTAAAAATGATTGGCGTGATCCCATGGGTTCTTTGCATAGTCCGCTAGACATTCTAAATCTATTTGAGGATGCTGCCAAAGCAGGCAGTGCGGAGGCGTATCGCTATATGGGGATGATGTATCTTGGTGGACACAATCGCGTAGGGCAAAGCTATAAACAAGCACTAGAGTACTTCCAAATTGCTGTAGAAAAGGGGAGCGTGGAGGCTCTTGTGAATTTAGGGCAAATGTATTTACTTGGTCCAGGAGGTTCGTGGGGAGGAGGGGGTGTGCCTAAAGACTCTGCTAAAGCGATAGAATACTTTCAAAAGGCGGCAAGTAAGGGGAGTGCACTAGGTTACTTTGAAGCGGCCACAATGTATTTAAACGGGCAGGGTGTTCCTAAAAATTTAGCTAAAGCTAGAGAATACTTCCAAAAGGCGGGCTGA